The following are encoded together in the Cynocephalus volans isolate mCynVol1 chromosome 4, mCynVol1.pri, whole genome shotgun sequence genome:
- the LOC134375684 gene encoding olfactory receptor 5M8, with product MRRNFTSVTEFILLGLTDRLELQILFFVLFLAVYVVTVAGNIGMIVLIQAHARLHTPMYFFLSHLSFVDLCFSSNVTPKMLEIFLSERKTISYPACLVQCYLFIALVHVEMYILAVMAFDRHMAICNPLLYGSKMSKRVCTSLIMVPYVYGALTGLMETMWTYKLAFCGPSEINHYYCADPPLIKLACSDTYNKELSMFVVAGCNLSFSLFIILCSYLYIFSAILRIRSTEGRHKALSTCGSHLTAVTIFYATLFFMYLRPPSKESVEQGKMVAVFYTTVIPMLNPMIYSLRNKDVKEALIKELSRKKSFF from the coding sequence ATGAGAAGAAACTTCACTTCAGTGACTGAGTTCATTCTCCTAGGACTGACCGATCGCCTGGAATTACAGATTCTCTTTTTCGTGTTGTTTCTGGCCGTTTACGTGGTCACAGTGGCAGGGAACATTGGCATGATTGTACTCATTCAGGCCCATGCCCGGCTCCACAcgcccatgtactttttcctgagccacttgtcctttgtgGATCTGTGTTTCTCTTCCAATGTGACCCCAAAGATGCTGGAGATTTTCCTTTCAGAGAGGAAAACCATTTCCTATCCTGCTTGTCTGGTGCAGTGTTACCTTTTTATTGCCTTGGTCCATGTGGAGATGTATATCCTGGCTGTGATGGCCTTTGATCGGCACATGGCCATCTGCAACCCTCTGCTTTATGGCAGCAAAATGTCCAAGCGTGTGTGCACGTCCCTCATCATGGTGCCCTATGTGTATGGAGCGCTCACTGGCCTAATGGAAACCATGTGGACCTACAAGCTGGCCTTCTGTGGCCCCAGTGAAATTAATCACTATTACTGTGCTGACCCTCCACTGATTAAGCTGGCTTGTTCTGACACTTACAACAAAGAGCTGTCAATGTTTGTCGTAGCTGGATGcaatctttccttttctctgttcatCATCCTTTGTTCCTACCTTTATATCTTTTCTGCTATCCTGAGGATCCGCTCTACAGAAGGGAGACACAAAGCTTTGTCCACCTGCGGCTCCCATCTGACAGCTGTCACTATATTCTACGCAACTCTTTTCTTTATGTATCTCAGACCCCCCTCCAAGGAATCTGTGGAGCAGGGAAAAATGGTTGCTGTATTTTACACCACGGTAATCCCCATGTTAAACCCCATGATTTATAGCCTTAGAAATAAAGATGTGAAGGAAGCATTAATCAAAGAGCTGTCaaggaaaaaatcatttttctaa